One stretch of Streptococcus australis DNA includes these proteins:
- a CDS encoding esterase family protein — translation MHIENLSHWSGNLNREMYLNRYGHAGIPVVVFASSGGSHNEYYDFGMIDACASFIEEGRVQFFTLSSVDSESWLATWKNAHDQAEMHRAYERYVIEEAIPFIKHKTGWFDGMMTTGCSMGAYHALNFFLQHPDVFTKVIALSGVYDARFFVGDYYNDEAIYQNSPVDYIWNQNDGWFIDRYRQTEIVVCTGLGAWEQDGLPSFYKLKEAFDQKQIPAWFAEWGHDVAHDWEWWRKQMPYFLGHLYL, via the coding sequence ATGCATATTGAAAACCTCAGCCACTGGAGTGGCAATCTCAACCGTGAAATGTACCTAAACCGTTATGGACATGCTGGGATTCCAGTTGTTGTTTTTGCTTCATCTGGTGGCAGTCACAATGAATACTACGATTTTGGCATGATTGATGCCTGTGCTTCCTTTATAGAAGAAGGTCGTGTTCAGTTCTTTACCCTATCCAGTGTGGACAGTGAGAGCTGGCTGGCTACTTGGAAAAATGCTCATGACCAGGCAGAGATGCACCGCGCCTACGAACGCTATGTGATTGAGGAGGCGATTCCTTTTATCAAGCATAAGACAGGTTGGTTTGATGGTATGATGACGACGGGTTGTTCGATGGGGGCCTACCATGCACTTAATTTCTTTCTCCAGCATCCAGATGTCTTTACCAAGGTGATTGCTCTCAGTGGTGTTTACGACGCGCGTTTCTTCGTTGGAGATTACTACAATGACGAAGCCATTTACCAAAACTCGCCAGTAGATTATATTTGGAATCAGAATGACGGCTGGTTTATCGATCGTTACCGTCAGACGGAGATTGTCGTTTGTACGGGTCTCGGTGCCTGGGAACAAGATGGTCTGCCATCCTTCTACAAGCTCAAAGAAGCCTTTGATCAGAAACAAATTCCAGCCTGGTTTGCGGAATGGGGACATGATGTCGCCCATGATTGGGAATGGTGGCGGAAACAAATGCCCTATTTTCTTGGACACCTGTATCTATAA